One window of the Peptacetobacter hiranonis genome contains the following:
- the pfkA gene encoding 6-phosphofructokinase, with translation MKTIGILTSGGDAPGMNAAIRAVVRSAIYYGCKVYGINRGYKGLLEEDLMEMNLSSVGDIIHRGGTMLKSSRCEEFKTEEGRKLGVKVLKKYGIDCLVVIGGDGSFNGAKKLSEMGFPAIGIPGTIDNDLEYTDYTIGFDTAMNTVIDAIGKIRDTSSSHERVNIVEVMGRNCGDLALYAGIAGGAETIIVPEVDVKLDEIALRLKTTQKRGKRHSIIVMAEGVEKVGSASDLKKVLTEQAGADVRVTVLGHVQRGGSPTAFDRILASRFGYRAVELLLEGKSSRVVGIKDNKIIDLDIQEALAMPKTFNRELYEMAKVLSI, from the coding sequence ATGAAAACAATAGGTATTTTAACAAGTGGTGGAGATGCTCCAGGAATGAATGCTGCAATAAGAGCAGTTGTAAGATCTGCTATATACTACGGATGTAAAGTATACGGAATAAACAGAGGTTACAAAGGTCTTTTAGAAGAAGATTTAATGGAAATGAACCTTTCTTCAGTTGGTGATATAATCCACAGAGGTGGTACAATGCTAAAATCTTCAAGATGTGAAGAATTTAAAACAGAAGAAGGTAGAAAATTAGGGGTAAAAGTACTTAAAAAATATGGAATAGATTGCTTAGTTGTTATAGGTGGAGACGGATCTTTCAACGGAGCTAAAAAATTAAGCGAAATGGGATTCCCAGCAATAGGTATACCAGGAACAATAGATAACGACTTAGAATATACTGATTACACAATAGGATTTGATACAGCTATGAATACTGTAATAGATGCTATAGGTAAAATAAGAGATACTTCTTCTTCTCATGAAAGAGTAAATATAGTCGAAGTAATGGGTAGAAACTGTGGAGATTTAGCTCTATACGCAGGTATAGCAGGGGGAGCTGAAACAATAATAGTTCCAGAAGTAGATGTTAAATTAGATGAAATAGCACTTAGATTAAAAACAACTCAGAAAAGAGGAAAAAGACACAGCATAATAGTTATGGCTGAAGGTGTTGAAAAAGTTGGTAGTGCATCAGATCTTAAAAAAGTTTTAACTGAACAGGCAGGAGCAGATGTTAGAGTAACTGTTTTAGGACATGTTCAGAGAGGTGGTAGCCCAACTGCATTTGATAGAATACTAGCAAGTAGATTTGGATACAGAGCAGTTGAATTATTACTTGAAGGAAAATCTTCAAGAGTTGTTGGTATAAAAGATAATAAAATAATAGATTTAGATATACAGGAAGCTTTAGCTATGCCAAAAACATTCAATAGAGAATTATACGAAATGGCAAAAGTACTTTCTATATAA
- the pyk gene encoding pyruvate kinase produces the protein MLNDIKRTKIVCTLGPASQSEEVLRELILNGLNVCRFNFSHGSHEEHKGRIDMVKKVREELNRPIAILLDTKGPEIRTGNFADPEVLLEEGSEFTITMDEVVGTKEICTVSYKGLADDVKEGDTILIDDGLVGLRVKSVENGNIKCIVENSGIVKNHKGVNVPGVKINLPAITPKDVSDIEFGIREGIDMIAASFVRKASDVLAIREILEKNNAGDVLILSKIENQEGVENIDEILQVSDGIMVARGDLGVEIPTEEIPIVQKMIIKKCNELAKPVITATQMLDSMIRNPRPTRAEVTDVANAIYDGTDAIMLSGETAAGKYPVEAVKVMASIAKRIEQTLDYDRMLKEKGSKNVTVTDAISHATCTTAVDLNASAIITSTSSGYTAKMVSKFRPQAPIIAATSNEAVMRRLALTWGVYPIKSALAGNTDEVIEKSIEASIEAGYVKNGELVVITAGVPVGVSGTTNLIKVHVISEVLGNGVGIGNGTVEGRVRVANDNGEIKDFKKGDIIVAKTTDKDMNGYIEDAAAIVTEFGGMTSHAAIVGLNLNTPVVVSVADITKTVKDGDIVTVDAKAGIIYKGSSRVL, from the coding sequence ATGTTAAACGATATTAAAAGAACAAAAATAGTTTGTACACTAGGACCTGCATCACAGAGTGAAGAAGTTTTAAGAGAACTTATACTAAATGGATTAAATGTATGTAGATTCAACTTCTCTCATGGTTCTCATGAAGAACACAAGGGAAGAATAGACATGGTTAAAAAAGTTAGAGAAGAATTAAACAGACCAATAGCTATACTTCTTGATACAAAAGGACCAGAAATAAGAACTGGTAACTTTGCAGACCCAGAAGTTCTTCTTGAAGAAGGATCTGAGTTTACAATAACAATGGACGAAGTAGTTGGTACAAAAGAAATATGTACAGTAAGCTACAAAGGATTAGCAGATGACGTTAAAGAAGGCGACACTATATTAATAGACGATGGTCTAGTTGGACTTAGAGTTAAATCTGTTGAAAATGGAAACATAAAATGTATAGTAGAAAACTCTGGAATAGTTAAAAACCACAAAGGTGTTAACGTACCAGGAGTTAAAATAAACTTACCAGCTATAACACCAAAAGACGTAAGCGATATAGAATTTGGTATAAGAGAAGGTATAGATATGATAGCTGCATCATTCGTTAGAAAAGCTTCTGACGTATTAGCTATAAGAGAAATACTTGAAAAAAATAACGCTGGAGATGTTTTAATACTTTCTAAAATAGAAAACCAGGAAGGTGTTGAAAACATAGATGAAATACTACAGGTTTCAGACGGTATAATGGTTGCCAGAGGTGACCTTGGGGTTGAAATACCAACTGAAGAAATACCTATAGTTCAGAAAATGATAATCAAAAAATGTAATGAATTAGCTAAACCAGTTATAACAGCTACTCAGATGCTTGATTCTATGATAAGAAACCCAAGACCTACAAGAGCAGAAGTTACAGACGTTGCAAATGCTATATACGATGGTACAGATGCAATAATGCTTTCTGGAGAAACTGCTGCAGGTAAATACCCAGTAGAAGCTGTTAAAGTAATGGCTAGTATAGCTAAGAGAATAGAACAAACTTTAGACTACGATAGAATGTTAAAAGAAAAAGGTTCTAAAAATGTTACTGTTACAGATGCAATAAGTCACGCTACTTGTACTACTGCAGTTGACCTAAATGCTTCAGCAATAATAACATCTACTTCTTCAGGATATACAGCAAAAATGGTATCTAAATTCAGACCACAGGCTCCAATCATAGCAGCTACAAGCAATGAAGCAGTTATGAGAAGACTTGCATTAACTTGGGGTGTATATCCAATAAAATCTGCTTTAGCAGGAAATACAGATGAAGTTATAGAAAAATCTATAGAAGCTTCAATAGAAGCAGGATACGTTAAAAACGGAGAATTAGTTGTAATAACAGCTGGTGTACCTGTTGGTGTAAGCGGAACTACTAACTTAATAAAAGTTCACGTTATAAGTGAAGTACTTGGAAACGGTGTTGGTATAGGAAATGGTACTGTTGAAGGTAGAGTTAGAGTAGCTAATGATAATGGAGAAATAAAAGACTTCAAAAAAGGTGATATAATAGTTGCTAAAACAACTGATAAAGATATGAACGGATATATAGAAGATGCAGCAGCTATAGTTACTGAATTTGGTGGAATGACTTCTCACGCAGCAATAGTTGGATTAAACTTAAACACTCCAGTTGTTGTATCAGTAGCTGATATAACTAAAACTGTTAAAGATGGCGATATAGTAACAGTTGATGCTAAAGCTGGTATAATATACAAAGGATCTTCAAGAGTTTTATAA
- a CDS encoding LysR family transcriptional regulator: MDINTYKIFVTVAETNNISYTAEVLGYTQSGVSHSMKRLEKELGLQLFIRDRYGVHLTPIGRDFLQKVRALMSENEKLEQFIYNIKGLEVGSLNIGALSSISVNWLPDIINNFNIEHPNITINLKEGGISDLYNWVSESKVDFAFSSLDIKDNNRNLEFLPISSDKYVAILPNEYNTENMNNFPISKFNGENFIIPDLSYDNSIFEILKKENSKPIFRFSSQNDYSIISMVENGLGLSILPELAIKREKDRLKYLPLEPIYNRKLGIYMKKFKDLSPAAKTFIYFVASYFDIPYDNLKLK, translated from the coding sequence ATGGATATAAACACTTATAAAATATTTGTTACTGTTGCAGAGACAAATAATATTTCATATACAGCTGAAGTCTTGGGCTATACACAGTCTGGGGTAAGCCATTCCATGAAAAGATTAGAAAAAGAACTTGGTCTTCAATTATTTATAAGAGATAGATATGGAGTACATTTAACACCTATTGGAAGAGATTTTCTCCAAAAGGTTAGAGCACTTATGTCTGAAAACGAAAAACTAGAACAGTTTATATATAACATAAAAGGACTAGAAGTAGGTTCCTTAAATATCGGTGCTCTTTCAAGTATTTCAGTAAACTGGCTACCAGATATAATAAATAACTTCAACATAGAGCATCCTAATATAACTATAAATTTAAAAGAAGGTGGTATTTCCGATTTATATAATTGGGTTTCAGAATCAAAAGTAGACTTTGCTTTTTCAAGCTTGGATATTAAAGATAACAACAGAAATTTAGAATTCTTACCAATATCTTCTGATAAGTATGTTGCAATATTGCCAAATGAATATAACACAGAAAATATGAATAATTTCCCTATTTCGAAGTTTAACGGAGAGAATTTTATAATTCCTGATCTTTCCTATGATAATAGTATATTTGAAATATTAAAAAAAGAAAATTCAAAGCCTATATTTAGATTTTCATCTCAAAATGACTATTCTATCATTTCAATGGTTGAAAATGGCTTAGGACTTAGCATATTACCTGAGCTTGCTATAAAAAGAGAAAAGGATCGACTTAAATATTTGCCCTTAGAACCCATTTACAATAGAAAATTGGGAATTTATATGAAAAAATTTAAAGACCTCTCTCCAGCTGCAAAAACATTTATATATTTTGTAGCAAGTTATTTTGACATACCATACGATAATTTAAAACTAAAATAA
- a CDS encoding putative manganese-dependent inorganic diphosphatase has product MSILVFGHKNPDTDSICSSIAYANLKRALGQDAVACALGEVRKEAEYALNYFKVDAPKLIDGVKAQVKDLCLDTENILNVSSSLLEAYNLMNNKGVEAVPVADAEGKFAGCVSLKKIAEELLHQHFKTIDTTITNICKNLDGSVVVNCSEKISGRVFTLSFDMETVMETLESGDIVIVGNRFEAIEYAIDNKAALIILTSNTEISDELKAKAERNGVSVVTVAANNYKTSNTINHCACIESLVESCDCVVCECAYAEDLNLCEKCLYPVVNAEEKVVGLLSAADVAKLPKKDVILVDHNEYGQSADGLESANLLEIVDHHKLGGMKTDLPLSVRLMPVGCTCTIIYNMYKENNVEIPTEIAGLLLSAILSDTLIFKSPTTTELDKQACEDLAKIAGVDMEKYGMDMFKYGTSLDEFSIEEIVNMDFKKFDMSGKSVGIGQVFTLDIDSIFAKQDQFLDYINSTDFDLLVLAVTDIIKEGSYLIYKAPDAVISEAFNVEGAQGVFVEGCVSRKKQLVPGLTAAVKNM; this is encoded by the coding sequence ATGAGTATATTAGTTTTCGGGCATAAAAACCCAGATACAGATTCAATTTGCTCTTCTATAGCTTATGCAAACTTAAAAAGAGCTTTAGGACAGGATGCAGTAGCTTGTGCATTAGGAGAAGTTAGAAAGGAAGCAGAATACGCTCTTAACTACTTCAAAGTAGATGCTCCTAAATTAATAGATGGAGTTAAAGCTCAGGTTAAAGATCTTTGCCTAGATACAGAAAACATATTAAATGTTTCATCTTCATTATTAGAAGCTTACAACCTAATGAACAACAAAGGTGTTGAAGCTGTTCCAGTTGCAGATGCAGAAGGAAAATTCGCTGGATGTGTATCATTAAAGAAAATAGCTGAAGAATTACTTCATCAGCACTTCAAAACAATAGACACTACAATAACTAACATATGCAAAAACCTTGATGGTTCTGTAGTTGTTAATTGTTCAGAAAAAATAAGTGGTAGAGTATTCACTCTTTCATTTGATATGGAAACAGTAATGGAAACTCTTGAATCAGGAGATATAGTTATAGTTGGAAATAGATTTGAAGCTATAGAATACGCTATAGACAACAAAGCTGCTTTAATAATACTTACTTCTAACACAGAAATATCTGATGAATTAAAAGCTAAAGCAGAAAGAAATGGTGTTTCAGTAGTTACTGTTGCTGCAAACAACTACAAAACTTCAAACACAATAAACCACTGTGCTTGCATAGAATCATTAGTTGAATCTTGTGATTGTGTAGTATGTGAATGTGCTTATGCAGAAGATCTTAATCTTTGCGAAAAATGTCTTTACCCAGTTGTAAATGCTGAAGAAAAAGTTGTTGGTTTATTATCAGCTGCTGATGTAGCTAAATTACCTAAAAAAGACGTTATATTAGTTGACCACAACGAATATGGACAGAGTGCAGATGGACTTGAATCAGCTAATCTTCTTGAAATAGTTGACCATCACAAACTAGGTGGAATGAAAACAGATCTTCCTCTATCAGTAAGATTAATGCCAGTTGGATGTACTTGTACAATAATCTACAATATGTACAAAGAAAACAACGTAGAAATACCTACTGAAATAGCAGGACTTCTTCTATCAGCTATACTTTCTGATACATTAATATTCAAATCACCTACAACTACTGAATTAGATAAACAGGCTTGTGAAGACCTAGCTAAAATAGCTGGTGTTGACATGGAAAAATACGGAATGGACATGTTCAAATACGGAACTTCTCTTGACGAATTCTCAATAGAAGAAATAGTTAACATGGACTTCAAAAAATTCGATATGAGTGGTAAATCAGTTGGTATAGGTCAGGTATTCACTCTTGATATAGACTCTATATTCGCTAAACAGGATCAGTTCCTTGACTACATAAACTCTACTGATTTTGATTTATTAGTTCTTGCAGTTACTGATATAATCAAAGAAGGTTCTTACCTAATATACAAAGCTCCAGATGCTGTAATATCTGAAGCATTTAACGTTGAAGGAGCTCAGGGAGTATTCGTTGAAGGATGCGTTTCAAGAAAGAAACAGTTAGTTCCTGGACTTACTGCTGCAGTTAAAAACATGTAA
- the adhE gene encoding bifunctional acetaldehyde-CoA/alcohol dehydrogenase yields the protein MTKEAKKVEEKVVSPEIVKDKESFELRLAEVRAAQKELAKLNQEQVDKIFLAAATAANQARIPLAKMAHEETGMGVVEDKVIKNHFASEYIYNAYKNDKTCGVIEEDKAFGFKKIAEPIGVLGAVIPTTNPTSTAIFKILISLKTRNAIMISPHPRAKKSTIEAAKIVHEAAVKAGAPRGCVAWIDEPSLELTNLLMAEADTILATGGPGMVKSAYSSGKPAIGVGAGNVPAILDESCDVKMAVSSVIMSKSFDNGMICASEQSVIVPEKLYDEVKKEFIYRGAYVLNKDEADKIRKIILNEAGAVNAKIVGQRPCTIGKMAGINVPESARIMIAEVDEVEFVEPFAHEKLSPILAMYKYKTFDEAVYKAERLVEQGGYGHTSALYVDTVRHPEKVDQFTNALKTCRLIINSPSSQGGIGDLYNFKLKPSLTLGCGSWGGNAVSENVGIKHLINIKTVAERRENMLWFRAPEKVYFKKGCMGVAMKEFKEVMNKKRAFIVTDSFLYKNGYTKTITDLLDEMGIVTTTFYNVAPDPTLACAKEGAEAMRAFEPDLIIAVGGGSAMDAGKIMWVLYEHPEVDFQDLAMRFMDIRKRVYTFPKMGEKAYFCAVPTSAGTGSEVTPFAVITDQDTGIKYPLADYELMPNMAIIDADYMMQMPKGLTAASGIDALTHALEAYVSMLRTEPADGMALQAGKAIFNYLPRAYNDGPHDPEAREKMALASTMAGMAFANAFLGVCHSMAHKLGAFHHIPHGIANALLICEVIKYNCCEAPAKMGTFPQYKYPDTIQRYAEFASFCGITGNTDKEKVDNLIKAIEDLKAKLNIPKTIKEFGVDEAKFLETLDEMTEQAFDDQCTGANPRYPLMSEIKDMYLKVYYGK from the coding sequence ATGACTAAGGAAGCTAAAAAAGTTGAAGAAAAAGTAGTAAGCCCAGAAATCGTAAAAGACAAAGAATCTTTTGAATTAAGACTTGCAGAAGTAAGAGCAGCTCAGAAAGAGTTAGCTAAACTTAATCAGGAACAGGTAGACAAAATATTCTTAGCAGCAGCAACAGCAGCTAACCAGGCTAGAATACCTCTAGCAAAAATGGCACACGAAGAAACTGGAATGGGTGTTGTTGAAGATAAGGTTATAAAAAACCACTTTGCATCTGAATATATATACAACGCATATAAAAACGATAAAACTTGTGGCGTTATAGAAGAAGATAAAGCATTTGGATTTAAGAAAATAGCAGAACCAATAGGTGTTTTAGGAGCAGTTATACCAACAACTAACCCAACATCAACAGCTATATTCAAAATATTAATATCATTAAAAACTAGAAATGCTATAATGATATCTCCTCATCCAAGAGCTAAAAAATCTACAATAGAAGCAGCTAAAATAGTTCACGAAGCAGCTGTTAAAGCAGGTGCTCCAAGAGGATGTGTAGCTTGGATAGATGAGCCATCACTAGAATTAACAAACTTATTAATGGCTGAAGCTGATACAATATTAGCAACAGGTGGACCTGGAATGGTTAAATCAGCTTATTCTTCAGGAAAACCAGCTATAGGTGTTGGTGCAGGTAACGTTCCAGCAATATTAGATGAAAGCTGTGACGTAAAAATGGCTGTAAGTTCAGTAATAATGTCTAAATCATTTGACAATGGTATGATATGTGCATCTGAACAGTCAGTAATAGTACCAGAAAAATTATACGATGAAGTTAAAAAAGAATTCATATATAGAGGAGCTTACGTTCTAAACAAAGATGAAGCAGATAAAATAAGAAAAATAATACTTAATGAAGCTGGTGCAGTAAATGCTAAAATAGTTGGACAGAGACCATGTACAATAGGTAAAATGGCAGGAATAAACGTACCAGAATCAGCAAGAATAATGATAGCAGAAGTAGATGAAGTAGAATTCGTTGAACCTTTCGCTCACGAAAAACTTTCTCCAATCTTAGCTATGTACAAATATAAAACATTTGACGAAGCAGTATATAAAGCAGAAAGATTAGTTGAACAGGGTGGATATGGACATACATCAGCATTATATGTAGATACAGTTAGACATCCAGAAAAAGTAGATCAGTTCACTAATGCATTAAAAACTTGTAGATTAATAATAAACTCTCCATCATCTCAGGGTGGTATAGGTGACTTATACAACTTCAAATTAAAACCATCTCTAACTTTAGGTTGTGGATCTTGGGGTGGAAACGCAGTTTCTGAAAACGTAGGAATCAAACACTTAATCAATATCAAGACTGTAGCTGAAAGGAGAGAAAATATGCTTTGGTTTAGAGCTCCAGAAAAAGTTTACTTCAAAAAAGGTTGTATGGGAGTAGCTATGAAAGAATTCAAAGAAGTAATGAATAAGAAAAGAGCTTTCATAGTAACAGACTCATTCCTATATAAAAATGGATACACAAAAACAATAACAGATTTATTAGATGAAATGGGAATAGTAACAACTACATTCTACAATGTTGCTCCAGACCCAACTCTAGCTTGTGCTAAAGAAGGTGCAGAAGCAATGAGAGCATTTGAACCAGACCTAATAATAGCAGTAGGTGGAGGTTCAGCAATGGATGCTGGTAAGATAATGTGGGTATTATATGAACATCCAGAAGTAGATTTCCAGGATTTAGCAATGAGATTCATGGATATAAGAAAAAGAGTTTATACATTCCCTAAAATGGGAGAAAAAGCTTACTTCTGTGCAGTACCAACATCAGCAGGTACAGGATCTGAAGTTACTCCATTCGCAGTTATAACAGACCAGGATACAGGAATAAAATATCCTCTAGCTGACTACGAATTAATGCCAAACATGGCTATAATAGATGCAGATTACATGATGCAGATGCCAAAAGGATTAACAGCTGCTTCAGGAATAGATGCTTTAACTCACGCATTAGAAGCTTACGTATCAATGTTAAGAACAGAACCAGCAGATGGTATGGCATTACAGGCAGGTAAAGCAATATTCAACTACTTACCAAGAGCTTACAATGATGGACCACACGATCCAGAAGCAAGAGAAAAAATGGCTTTAGCTTCAACAATGGCAGGTATGGCATTCGCAAATGCATTCTTAGGTGTTTGCCACTCTATGGCACATAAATTAGGAGCATTCCACCACATACCACATGGTATAGCAAATGCATTATTAATATGTGAAGTAATAAAATACAACTGCTGTGAAGCTCCAGCTAAAATGGGTACTTTCCCTCAGTATAAATACCCTGATACAATACAGAGATATGCAGAATTCGCATCATTCTGTGGAATAACAGGAAATACTGACAAAGAAAAAGTTGATAACTTAATAAAAGCAATAGAAGACTTAAAAGCTAAATTAAACATACCAAAAACTATAAAAGAATTTGGTGTAGATGAAGCTAAGTTCCTAGAAACTTTAGATGAAATGACTGAACAGGCATTTGATGACCAGTGTACAGGAGCTAACCCAAGATACCCATTAATGAGCGAAATAAAAGATATGTACTTAAAAGTATACTACGGAAAATAA
- a CDS encoding BglG family transcription antiterminator, which translates to MKKRTQEILLEIIKNDDTTISNLAEKFNVSQRTIRNDLNSINDFLIINELSPISLINNGRIEKKDDIKVAYELISDKDLYTYKLSKEERKIMIAILLIESSEYITLSKIAEILYVSRATIINDLNSVKDYLKSGNLTVLSHANKGLRVEGFESDKRNFLLKAILSDKDYKNLIYSVNKENVLMDSEMDKIHKIINEQEHYHETYLTDSSYNKLKNYIMISISRLRRGEMIEHQDIICEETHSMAKDILKYISQYCNVMTTADEEAYLSKFLNGLKYLKKENENSNESMVKIQFITRQFVEGVSHDLKINLNDDYDFYLNLSNHLESIFRSKNYNFPQNEFIDEVVSKNPDIVAATNKNIDVIEKYAQRKISDIEIAYITIHICAAIERKKKQEIAFHVILVCNGGVGTSQLLQAKLKTHYNFQIVDIVSAHDEKNIINKNADLVISTVPLKNIDIDYVIVSPLFTDEDYIRVGSKIDEIRNNRNIPARLEKKEITSRGLINRLKKVFIEYENQVPVELKDRVVETILDYFDDEEHEMMDYTNPYLHHFLNINHIELDVECEDWRDAIRKSAQKLLDEGYIESRYIDAMIENIEENGPYVVISPGFALPHYGVGYGSKKVGMNLIRLKNPIKFGDDEDDIQEVKFVCCLSVIDHETHLKAFLNLVNMLGQERFKRAMEDAKTSHEMAEIIRRYEYSI; encoded by the coding sequence ATGAAAAAGAGAACCCAAGAAATACTATTAGAAATAATAAAAAATGACGATACAACAATATCAAATTTAGCTGAAAAATTTAATGTATCTCAGAGAACTATAAGAAATGACTTAAATTCAATAAATGATTTTTTAATTATCAACGAACTTTCTCCTATATCTCTAATAAATAATGGGAGAATAGAAAAGAAAGATGATATAAAAGTTGCATATGAGTTAATTTCTGATAAAGATTTATATACATATAAGCTGTCAAAAGAAGAAAGAAAAATAATGATAGCAATATTATTAATAGAATCATCAGAATACATAACTCTTTCAAAAATAGCTGAAATTCTATATGTTAGCAGAGCAACAATAATTAACGACTTAAATAGCGTAAAAGACTATCTAAAGTCTGGAAATTTAACAGTACTATCACATGCTAATAAGGGATTAAGGGTAGAAGGATTTGAAAGTGATAAAAGAAATTTCTTATTAAAAGCAATATTAAGTGATAAAGACTATAAAAATTTAATTTATAGTGTCAATAAAGAAAACGTTTTGATGGACTCAGAAATGGATAAGATACATAAAATTATAAACGAACAGGAACACTACCATGAAACTTATCTAACAGATTCATCATACAACAAATTAAAAAACTATATCATGATTTCGATTTCTAGACTTAGAAGAGGTGAAATGATAGAACATCAGGATATTATTTGTGAAGAAACACATTCGATGGCAAAAGATATACTAAAATACATAAGTCAATATTGTAATGTTATGACCACTGCAGATGAAGAAGCATACTTAAGCAAATTTTTAAATGGATTAAAATATTTAAAAAAAGAAAATGAAAATTCTAACGAGAGTATGGTGAAAATTCAGTTTATAACAAGACAATTTGTAGAGGGAGTTTCACACGATTTAAAAATTAATTTAAATGATGACTACGATTTTTATCTTAACTTATCTAATCATCTGGAATCTATATTTAGATCAAAAAACTATAATTTCCCACAGAATGAATTTATAGATGAGGTTGTATCTAAGAATCCAGATATAGTAGCTGCGACAAATAAAAATATAGATGTAATAGAAAAATATGCTCAAAGAAAAATTAGTGATATAGAAATAGCATATATAACAATACACATATGTGCAGCAATAGAAAGAAAGAAAAAGCAAGAAATAGCGTTTCATGTGATTTTAGTATGCAATGGTGGGGTTGGAACATCACAGCTACTACAGGCAAAGCTAAAAACACACTATAATTTCCAAATAGTAGATATAGTATCTGCTCATGATGAGAAGAATATTATAAACAAAAACGCAGATTTAGTGATATCTACAGTTCCTCTAAAAAATATAGATATAGATTATGTAATAGTATCGCCTCTATTTACAGATGAGGACTACATTAGGGTTGGAAGCAAGATTGATGAGATAAGAAACAATAGAAATATTCCAGCCAGACTAGAAAAGAAGGAAATAACATCAAGAGGTTTGATTAATAGATTAAAAAAAGTATTTATAGAATACGAAAATCAAGTACCAGTAGAACTAAAAGATAGGGTAGTAGAAACTATATTAGATTATTTTGATGATGAAGAGCACGAAATGATGGATTACACAAATCCTTACTTGCATCATTTTTTAAATATTAATCATATTGAGTTAGATGTAGAGTGTGAAGATTGGAGAGATGCCATAAGAAAGTCTGCTCAAAAGCTACTAGATGAGGGATACATAGAAAGTAGATACATAGATGCAATGATAGAAAATATTGAAGAAAATGGACCTTATGTGGTTATATCTCCAGGGTTTGCTTTACCTCATTATGGTGTTGGATATGGTTCTAAAAAGGTAGGGATGAACCTTATTAGACTAAAAAATCCTATCAAGTTTGGAGATGATGAAGATGATATTCAAGAAGTTAAGTTTGTATGTTGCTTAAGTGTAATAGATCACGAAACTCATCTAAAGGCATTTTTAAACTTGGTAAATATGCTAGGACAAGAAAGATTTAAACGTGCAATGGAAGATGCAAAAACAAGTCATGAAATGGCTGAAATAATTAGAAGGTATGAATATAGTATTTAA
- a CDS encoding PTS sugar transporter subunit IIA: MIWENLNLELVFPELEVENSSEVMEKMGAAFIKEGLCKESYIEALINREAEFPTGIDVDGFGIAIPHTDVSHVNVAGIGVATIKNPVKFIQMGTDDEEVDVKVVVMLAIDDPNKHLTMLQNILAVLQDKNVLNALSKATKKEEIIEIIKNKENE, translated from the coding sequence ATGATTTGGGAAAATTTAAACCTAGAATTAGTATTTCCAGAGTTAGAAGTTGAAAATAGCTCGGAAGTAATGGAAAAAATGGGTGCAGCTTTTATAAAAGAAGGTTTATGTAAAGAAAGTTATATAGAAGCATTAATAAATAGGGAAGCAGAATTTCCTACAGGTATAGATGTTGATGGTTTTGGAATAGCTATACCTCACACAGATGTATCACATGTAAATGTAGCAGGAATAGGAGTTGCAACTATAAAAAATCCTGTGAAATTTATACAAATGGGAACAGATGATGAAGAGGTAGATGTAAAAGTGGTAGTGATGTTGGCAATTGATGATCCTAACAAACATCTAACAATGCTTCAAAATATATTAGCAGTACTTCAAGATAAAAATGTTTTAAACGCTTTATCAAAAGCGACAAAAAAAGAAGAAATTATAGAAATAATAAAAAATAAGGAGAATGAATAA
- the gatB gene encoding PTS galactitol transporter subunit IIB, whose translation MKKKVIVACGGAVATSTIAANKVVELGKKNGIEIEIAQVRISEIESNLDGASLIVTTSRVKRDFGIPLITGMPFISGVGVEKTEKAILDVLKGE comes from the coding sequence ATGAAAAAAAAAGTAATAGTAGCATGTGGAGGGGCTGTTGCAACTTCAACAATAGCAGCAAATAAAGTAGTTGAATTAGGTAAGAAAAATGGAATAGAAATAGAAATTGCTCAGGTTAGAATTTCAGAAATAGAATCTAACTTAGATGGAGCTAGTTTAATAGTTACAACTTCAAGAGTAAAAAGAGATTTTGGAATACCTCTAATAACAGGAATGCCTTTTATATCTGGTGTTGGAGTTGAAAAAACAGAAAAAGCAATATTAGATGTTTTAAAAGGTGAATAA